The following are encoded together in the Zonotrichia albicollis isolate bZonAlb1 chromosome 10, bZonAlb1.hap1, whole genome shotgun sequence genome:
- the IGFBP5 gene encoding insulin-like growth factor-binding protein 5, whose product MLLRLLVLLGACPGLSRCLGSFVQCEPCDAKALSLCPPSPLGCELVKEPGCGCCLTCALPAGQPCGVYTERCARGLRCLPRQGEEKPLHALLHGTAVCLSEKSYREQAKAERESREHEEPTTSEMTEETYPPKAYRPKHGRLSELKAEALKKDRRKKLTLAKFVGMAENTAHPRVVIPELRQEFELGPCRRHMEASLQELKSSQRMVPRAVHLPNCDRKGFYKRKQCKPSRGRKRGLCWCVDKYGMKLPGTDFLSGDLQCHAFDSSNVE is encoded by the exons ATGCTGCTGcggctcctggtgctgctgggcgCCTGCCCGGGGCTGTCGCGGTGCCTGGGCTCCTTCGTGCAGTGCGAGCCCTGCGATGCCAAGGCGCTGTCGCTCTGCCCGCCGTCACCGCTGGGCTGCGAGCTGGTGAAGGAGCCGGGCTGCGGCTGCTGCCTCACCTGCGCCCTGCCCGCCGGGCAGCCCTGCGGCGTCTACACGGAGCGCTGCGCCCGCGGGCTGCGCTGCTTGCCGCGCCAGGGCGAGGAGAAGCCGCTGCACGCCCTGCTCCACGGCACCGCCGTCTGCCTCAGCGAGAAGAGCTACCGCGAGCAAGCCAAGGCCG AGCGGGAGTCCCGGGAGCACGAGGAGCCGACCACATCGGAGATGACGGAGGAGACCTACCCGCCCAAGGCCTACCGGCCCAAGCACGGGCGCCTCTCTGAGCTCAAGGCTGAAGCCCTGAAGAAGGACCGCCGGAAGAAGCTGACCCTGGCGAAGTTTGTGGGCATGGCTGAGAACACGGCTCACCCTCGTGTGGTCATCCCCGAGCTCCGGCAGGAGTTTGAGCTG GGCCCATGCCGCAGGCACATGGAGGCgtccctgcaggagctgaagaGCAGCCAGCGGATGGTCCCCCGCGCTGTCCACCTCCCCAACTGTGACCGCAAGGGCTTCTACAAGAGGAAGCAG TGCAAGCCCTCCCGGGGCCGGAAGCGTGGGCTGTGTTGGTGTGTGGACAAGTATGGCATGAAGCTGCCGGGGACTGACTTCCTGAGCGGAGACCTGCAGTGCCACGCGTTCGACAGCAGCAATGTGGAGTGA